The DNA sequence CGTTGCCGAACTCGCTGTTCGACGAGCTGGGCGTCCCTCGCCTGGCCACCTGACCTCAACCTGACGAACCGCCCGGTGCGGACCCGCATGCCGGGTGGTGTGGGAGGGGACGCCGGGGAGACCCGGCGCCCCTATCCCGATTAAGGCCCCTGCGCCATCCTGGCTTCGGGGCCTTTCAGACACCCCGGTCACGGGGGATTCGGCACGACTCTGTCGACGACACACTTCAAGCGGACGTGCAAGTCGGGGGTGCGTCTGGTAGAGTCGATGCGCTCGCCTGGCGGCTGCTCGGTGTCGAGATCTGAGGGGGGCGGCGTGACGATGGGAACCGGCGACGCGCTCGTGGATGTCCTGCTCTCGCCCGGGGGCGAGGCGCTACTGGCGCGCATCGTCGCCCGGACGGCGGCTGGGACCGCGCCGCTGCCGCTGCAGCGCGCCCTGCGGCGCGACCACCCGGCGGAAGTCGTGCGCTTCGCCCTGCGCATCGCGGAGGCCCGCCGGGCGGCGACGGCCAAGTTCCCCGATGCCGCCTACCTGCTGTTCACCCCCGAACTGCTCGAACAGGCCACCGCGCACCCGGTGGCGCGGCACCGCGCGCTGCGGTTCGCGGACTGCGGCCGCGTGCTGGACCTGGGCTGCGGGGCGGGCGGCGACCTGACCCGCCTGGCGGGAGCCGGCGTGCCGGCGACCGGGCTCGAGCGCGACGCGTTGGCAGCAGCTTTGGCGCGCGCCAACCTGCGCCGCCTGGACCTGGACGGCACGGTCGTCGACGGCGAGTTCCCAGGCGCGGACCTGCCCCCTCACGACGCCCTGTTCGTCGATCCCGCCCGGCGCGAGACCGGACGCGGGCCCGCCGGTTCCCGTCGTCGCCACGACCCGCGCCGGTTCTCCCCGGCGCCCCGGGATCTGTGGCCGCTGCTCGAGCGGACGGGCGCCTGGGCCGTGAAGTGGGGACCGGGCCTCGACCTGGACCACGCGGCGCTGACCGCGTCCGGCGCGATCCTCGACGGCCTGCCGGCGGCGGGGTACGCGGTCGAGGTGGTCGGGTGGCAGGGGACGGTGCGCGAGGCTGTGCTGTGGGGAGGGGAGGACCTGCTGCGCGGACCGGCGGCGCCCGGGGCGCCGCGCCTCGCCACGGTCCTGTGCGGCGGGCTCGCGGACGCACGGGCCTGCACCTACGCGGGCGACCCGGTCACGGATCCGCCGCCGTTGTCGGCGCCGGCGACGTACCTGGCCGAACCCGACGGCACGCTGCTGCGCGCCGGGCTGCTGGACGCCTTCGCCCGCGAGCACGGACTGGCGTCGCTGGCGCCGGGCATCGCCTACCTGACGGCGCCGGCTCCCGTCCGGTCGCCGTGGCTGCGCTGGTGGCGTCGGCTGGAGAGCGTGCCCTGGTCGCCGGAGCGGTTGCAGGCGGCCCTGGACCGTCACGACGC is a window from the bacterium genome containing:
- a CDS encoding SAM-dependent methyltransferase, whose translation is MGTGDALVDVLLSPGGEALLARIVARTAAGTAPLPLQRALRRDHPAEVVRFALRIAEARRAATAKFPDAAYLLFTPELLEQATAHPVARHRALRFADCGRVLDLGCGAGGDLTRLAGAGVPATGLERDALAAALARANLRRLDLDGTVVDGEFPGADLPPHDALFVDPARRETGRGPAGSRRRHDPRRFSPAPRDLWPLLERTGAWAVKWGPGLDLDHAALTASGAILDGLPAAGYAVEVVGWQGTVREAVLWGGEDLLRGPAAPGAPRLATVLCGGLADARACTYAGDPVTDPPPLSAPATYLAEPDGTLLRAGLLDAFAREHGLASLAPGIAYLTAPAPVRSPWLRWWRRLESVPWSPERLQAALDRHDAGSVVIKKRGFPLTPEQVRAGLVLRGSREVTVLLHRADTEGAAHSGYAAHLAEPCDGEAG